GCCCTCGCCGAAGTCGTCGTGCCGGATGCGGTCGCCCGCCGTGAGCTCGAGGTCGCCGTTGTCGCGCACCTTGTTGGTGACCATGCCGGGGAACTTGTCCATGGCGGTCGACTTGGGCTTGAGGCCGCCGCCGGGCGCGAGCGGCTTGACGCCCCAGCGGTCGGAACCGCCGGGCCGGCGCGCGTTCAGCGCGCGGGACTGCGTGCCTCCGCGCGAGTTCACATCGCCGGGCGACTGGCGCCAGTCGATCAGATCGGCCGGAATCTCCTGCAGGAACCGGCTCGGCATCGCGGCCGAGACCTCGCCGAACTGCGCACGGGTCATCGCGAGCGAGATGTACAGGCGCTTCCGGGCCCGCGTGATGCCGACGTAGAACAGCCGGCGCTCCTCCTGCGGGCCGCCCGGCTCGTTCGCCGAGATGCGGTGCGGGATCAGATCCTCCTCGACGCCCGTGAGGAACACGGCGTCGAACTCGAGGCCCTTCGCCGTGTGGAGCGTCATGAGCGAGACGGATCCCGACGCGTCGTCGAGGTCGTCGCTGTCGGCGACGAGCGCGACGGTCGTGAGGAAGTCGAGCACCGTGCCGTCGGGGTTGTTGCGGGCGAACTCGCGCGTCACGGCGACGAGCTCGTCGAGGTTCTCGATGCGGGCCTCGTCCTGTGGGTCGCGGCTCGCACGCAGCGCGTCCATGTACCCGGTCTTGTTCAACAGCAGCTGCAGCCCCTCGGCCACCGAGGTGGGCGGCGGGATCTCCCCGTCGGACGGCAGCAGGATCTCCTGAGCCTCGACGAGCACGTTGTGCAGCTGCGCGATGGCGCCCTGGATCTTCGGTCCGAAGCCCAGCTCGGCGTAGTGCCCGAGAGCGTCCCGGAACGTGATGCCGTGCGCCTCCGCGAACGACGAGATCGTCTCGACCGACACGTCACCGATGCCGCGCCGCGGCTTGTTGATGATGCGGCGCAGGGCCATCTCGTCGGCGGGGTTCGCGACGGTGACGAGGTACGCCAGCGCGTCCTTGATCTCCTGCCGCTCGTAGAACTTGGTGCCGCCCATGATCTTGTACGGCACGGCCGCGCGGATGAAGATCTCCTCCAGCGCACGCGACTGGGAGTTGGTGCGGTAGAACACCGCCATCTGCCCGTAGTCGACGCCCGTGCGGCGCAGCCTGTCGATCTCGTCCGCGACGAACTGGGCCTCGTCGTGCTGCGAGTAGCCGGTGAAGCCGATGACCTTCTCGCCGTCGCCCTGATCGCTCCAGAGCCGCTTGTCCTTGCGGTCGAAGTTGTTGCGGATGACCGAGTTCGCCGCGGTCAGGATGTTCTGCGTCGAGCGGTAGTTCTGCTCGAGCAGCACGACCTTCGCGCCGGGATAGTCGCGTTCGAACTCCGTGATGTTGCGGATGTCGGCGCCGCGGAAGGCGTAGATGGACTGATCCGAGTCGCCCACGACGGTGAGCGAGGCTCCTTCGGCCTCGTCCATCAGGGCGAGCATGCCGCCGCCCACGTCGGTCGACGACGACACGGGGCGGGTCAGCTCGTGGATGAGCGCGTACTGCGCGTGGTTCGTGTCCTGGTACTCGTCGACGAGGATGTGCCGGAAACGCTTGCGGTACACGTCGGCGACCTGCGGGAACGCGCGGAACAGGTACACCGTCTGGGCGATGAGGTCGTCGAAGTCGAACGCGTTGGCCCGCTGCAGCTGCCGCTGGTAGTCGCGGAACAGGTCGGTGAACATCCGCTCGACCGGGTCGTTCATGTTCGCGTCGCGTGCGTACGAGTCGGCATCCTGCAGCTCGTTCTTGAGCTTGGAGATCTTCGACTGCACCGCCGCGGGTGTCAGTCCCAGTGCGTCGGCCTCGTGCTCCTTCACCAGGCGCTTGATGAGCGCCCGCGAGTCGCCTGAGTCGTAGATCGTGAACGCCTTGGTGAAGCCGAACTGGTCGGCCTCGCGGCGCAGGATGCGCACGCACGCCGAGTGGAACGTCGAGATCCACATGCCGCGCGCGCTGTCGCCGACGAGCTGCTCGACGCGCTCGCGCATCTCGCCGGCGGCCTTGTTCGTGAACGTGATCGCGAGGATCTGGCTGGGCCACGCCTCGCGCGTGCGCAGCAGCGACGCGATGCGGTGCGTCAGCACGCGGGTCTTGCCCGACCCGGCGCCCGCGACGATGAGCAGCGCCGGACCGCGATACTCCACCGCCTCGCGCTGCTGCGGGTTGAGCCCCTCGAGCAGGTCGTCGAAGGCCCCCGGCACGGGGCCGCGCGGCCCGGATCCGGCGGGAACGATGACAGGCGTGGAGGAGTCGCTCATTGCGCCTCCGAGTCTACGGCGGGCCTCTGACAGTTCCTCGGGCGCGCTCACTCCCGGAAGAACGCGCCCCCCAGGTCGGGGTGGTCCACGAACACGCCGTCCACGCCCGCGCGACGGATGACGTCCCACTCGGCCTCGTACTCGCCGAACGCGGGCTTGCCGCCCGCACCGCGGAACTCCTTCAGGAGGAACGCGTTCTCCGGCCGGCAGGTCCACGTGTACACCTGCAGACCGCGCGCATGCGCATCGGCCACGACGGCCGACGGCCCCGTCGCGCGCCCGCGGCGATCCGGCGCGAGGATCATCCGCTTGTCCACGCTGATCCCGTCCACCGCACCCACGAGCCGGTCGAGGCCGCGCGGCTTCGCCGTCGCGGGGTACGACGGCGCGGTGTCGCCGTGCGCGGCGACGAGGTCGAACGGCCGCCCCTTCGCCTCCAGCAGGTAGATGTACGTCGCGGGCAGACCCTGCTCGCGCAGGCGGTGCAGGATGGTCGACTCGAACGACTCCACGACGAGGGGGAGGTCGCCGGTGTCCCAGCCCGTCGCCTTCAGCTCCCGCAGGATCATCGGCAGGAGGTCGAGCCCGATCGAGGCGAAATAGGTGGCGTGCTTGATCTCGAGCACCACGCCGATCTCGCGCCCCTGGGCGAGCGACCCGGCCCTGACGAGGTCGAGCACGTCGGTCAGGCGCAGCATCGGCTGCGCGTCGTCGAACGTCGCGCTGCCGGGGCGGATGTCCGGGATGCGCTCGCGCGTCGTGAGCGTCGACAGCTCATCCCACGTGAAGTCCTCGGTGAACCAGCCCGTGAGCTTCACGCCGTCGACGGTCTTCGTCGTGCGGCGGTCGGCGAACTCCGGACGGTCGGCGACGTTCGTCGTGCCCGAGATCTCGTTCTCGTGCCGCACGACGAGCACGCCGTCGCGCGACGCCACGATGTCGGGCTCGACCGCGTCGACGCCGAGCTCGAGCGCCAGGTCGTACGACGAGCGCGAGTGCTCGGGGCGGTATCCGGGCGCGCCGCGGTGGCCGATCACGAGCGGCAGGCGGCGAGGCATGGGCTCCAGCCTAAGGAGTTCGCCGGGGGCGTACGGCGGGACCCGGAAATCCCAGCACAGGCATAAGAAACCGTGGGTAGTGTGGATCAACAGCCCTGACAGTGCTGTCCCGCAACCCTTTGGAGTTGACCGAACATGGCCAAGCTGGGATTCAACGATCCTGCGTTCCAGACCTCG
The Microbacterium sp. JZ31 genome window above contains:
- a CDS encoding ATP-dependent helicase, producing MSDSSTPVIVPAGSGPRGPVPGAFDDLLEGLNPQQREAVEYRGPALLIVAGAGSGKTRVLTHRIASLLRTREAWPSQILAITFTNKAAGEMRERVEQLVGDSARGMWISTFHSACVRILRREADQFGFTKAFTIYDSGDSRALIKRLVKEHEADALGLTPAAVQSKISKLKNELQDADSYARDANMNDPVERMFTDLFRDYQRQLQRANAFDFDDLIAQTVYLFRAFPQVADVYRKRFRHILVDEYQDTNHAQYALIHELTRPVSSSTDVGGGMLALMDEAEGASLTVVGDSDQSIYAFRGADIRNITEFERDYPGAKVVLLEQNYRSTQNILTAANSVIRNNFDRKDKRLWSDQGDGEKVIGFTGYSQHDEAQFVADEIDRLRRTGVDYGQMAVFYRTNSQSRALEEIFIRAAVPYKIMGGTKFYERQEIKDALAYLVTVANPADEMALRRIINKPRRGIGDVSVETISSFAEAHGITFRDALGHYAELGFGPKIQGAIAQLHNVLVEAQEILLPSDGEIPPPTSVAEGLQLLLNKTGYMDALRASRDPQDEARIENLDELVAVTREFARNNPDGTVLDFLTTVALVADSDDLDDASGSVSLMTLHTAKGLEFDAVFLTGVEEDLIPHRISANEPGGPQEERRLFYVGITRARKRLYISLAMTRAQFGEVSAAMPSRFLQEIPADLIDWRQSPGDVNSRGGTQSRALNARRPGGSDRWGVKPLAPGGGLKPKSTAMDKFPGMVTNKVRDNGDLELTAGDRIRHDDFGEGRVDAVTGEGAKRIAHVRFDSAGSKKLLIKIAPIVKL
- a CDS encoding glycerophosphodiester phosphodiesterase family protein; this encodes MPRRLPLVIGHRGAPGYRPEHSRSSYDLALELGVDAVEPDIVASRDGVLVVRHENEISGTTNVADRPEFADRRTTKTVDGVKLTGWFTEDFTWDELSTLTTRERIPDIRPGSATFDDAQPMLRLTDVLDLVRAGSLAQGREIGVVLEIKHATYFASIGLDLLPMILRELKATGWDTGDLPLVVESFESTILHRLREQGLPATYIYLLEAKGRPFDLVAAHGDTAPSYPATAKPRGLDRLVGAVDGISVDKRMILAPDRRGRATGPSAVVADAHARGLQVYTWTCRPENAFLLKEFRGAGGKPAFGEYEAEWDVIRRAGVDGVFVDHPDLGGAFFRE